In Sciurus carolinensis chromosome 4, mSciCar1.2, whole genome shotgun sequence, the sequence AGGGTAATAATCTTCTCATAGTTTTGTTatgggaaattagaaaaaaatacacatatattttaaaaacaattatatatatatatactatattataaaacatatatatatttgctaacATCAGTAGGTACTGAAAAATAGGCCACTTCCCTTATCTCCTTTTGCTACTTACCCAGGGTTCGAGAGAAGACAGGGAGTGCTGAGCTTAGGACCAGGAGACAGACACAGTTCCCAATTATCTGAGTGGTAGCAGGGAAAGAGAAGCGAAGGTAGCAGAGCTGCCAGCACCTAGTAACCCACCCATGCCCCCAGGAAgcttcccctcctctttcccagcTACCTGAGTCATGGCTGTGTCATGCCACCTGGGTCGCAGGCCCCCAAAAAGTGGAGAGCTGTAGAAACCCACAACCGAGGACACCATCAGGTAACTGTCACCAGGTTAGGGAAGAAATGACCATGCTTTCAAGGATTAATGAATTCTTGATCTCAAATAGACATCACTCTCCCAGCCCtcttgtttatttgttaattgatttgtttggtactgggaattaaaaccagagatactctaccactaagctacaactccagccctttttattttttattttgggattgtgttcactaagttgctgaggctaaccctGAACCCACATCcttttacctcagcctcccaagtgactggatTTACAGGCATGAGACACCATGCCTTGATCAcatcaagtcttttctttctttctgatccCAAGGTTGGTGAAGACTTACACTCTACTGCATCACTCTCCCCCAGACCCCACAGAGATAGTCCCAGAGGAATTCTGTCTACAGTCCCAGGAGACAGGTTTGAGGAACAAGGCAATGGCAAGTTCAAGAAGGATACAAGATGAGTACAACCTGGATGATGGCACCGAAGGAGCCCAGCTTGGAGAAGGAGACCTGGCCCAGGGAGGCACCCTATGTGGTAGAGTAGGATCACTGAGATGTGTTCCCTCATCAGCACCATCCCATACCCAGCCTTTCCTTtgtcctcagcttctgcccctcTCCCCAAACTTTCTTGAGCATTTCCCAAAGGCACAGAAGGGCGGTCAATACCTGCATGCCTCGTGGCATGGCAGCCTCATCAATGAGCAGCTCCAGGATGTGGATGGCCACAATGAGCACAGACAGACCCTGTGTGAAGCAAGGTCACAGACTCCCATTCCTGCCCTGGCCCACATTTGTGTCCAGAGTTCAATGGTAAGAGCAGAGACTCTAGTCTAACATTTTCAGTTTCCAAGCCTATATCTGCTTCCAATTAGCTGTAGAAGACCTTCTCAAGGGTATTATTAGCAACAGAGCACATCTGAGGATATTATCAGACACAGTGCTTCCAGATAGGATTGCAAGAAGGCTAACTAGAAAAAAAGTGACTATGGAACTATGgagctgagagtgtagctcagtggtaagcattGCCTAGCTACCATGTGTGAGACCCCAAGttagattcccagcactgcaaaaaaaaaaaaaaaaaagtacatcttTCTCTAATTCTAAGTCTAGTGGGAGGAATGGATTagattttaaccctttttctgaTTCCAGGGCAAACCTGCACAACTACTCAATGGCTCTGATTCAGGACAAgttacttctgtttcttttttctttccattttttcccttttttggtactagggattgaacccaggggctctttaccactgagctatacccctagcccttttttatttttttctttagtttgagacaggatcttgataagtttctgaggatggtctcaaacttgtgatcctcctgcctcagcctcctgagtcactgagattacagatgtgcaacaCAGTACCTGGATGGCTACTTCTGTTTCTTCATCCAGAAAATGGGGACTGATATTTCAGTACAGGGAAGGACACAAAGTAAGCTCTCACACTAgaggcagtggtgcacacctgtaatcccagcaacttgggaggctcaggcaggaggatcccaagttcaatgccagACTCAGAACTCAGCCaggtcctcagcaatttagtaagacctgtctcaaataaaaaataaaaaggggtggggatatagctcagtggtaagtgcccctgggttaaattcctagtaccaaaaaaaaaaaaaaaaacagtgacaaCTATTATTATTGATGATAACCAGGTCCTTGCATCTCTTTGTGCCCTCTGAGGGAACTGAAGTACTCAAGGGCCCACTCTCCATTCCCACCAACACTAGTATACCCACTGTGAGCACCAGCAAGCACAGCATGGCCAGGGGGTAGCCCAGGTTCCGCTGCCAGGCTGATGCCTTCCGCCGCTTCTCTGTGTAGATAAGTAAGGGAGGCTGTTAGCAAGTACTCAAAACAAGTAGTTGCTATTGTTGGAGAAACCCAAGTATTCCCAGCCCTACCAATATACATACCCAACAGGACCCTCTGTGTCTGCAGAGCCAGGACCTGTCTGTGCAGCAGCTCCATGTCTAAAGGCAGCCAGCAGGAGGTGGGATCTGAGGGCAGAGAAGACCATGCTGCCCCCCACGTCCTGCAGCCCCTGCCCAAGCCAAGACTACTACCTAAATTAGGGAGAATTACAACTCACTACAGATCCTACGGGTCAGAGCTGCCTCCTCAAAGGCTGAGCAGTACAGTTGTTCTTCCAGGTCTTCCAGCAACTGAGGGCACAGTAAAGGGAAGAACAGTCGGAGGCTCCCGATGGAGGGCTCCGGGAAAACCTTGTTCATCCCAGGGCTCTACAGTCCCAGACCTTCCCCCAACCCTCATTCACTACCCTGTGGCCAGCAAGTTTGTCCAATTCCTCCCAGTTGCTTTGAGTTCTGCCTTGCATGTCAGGTGACCAGCTCCAGATGATAGGGGTAAATGATGCAGAAGCCAACAAAGACTGTGGCCCTTTGCAGGTTGTGCAGTGAAACAAGATTGTTTCATTGTTTGGCCCCAGCTTTGTGAGAGTTAAGCTTTTCACCATTAAGAGGCAAGAGTACTACATACCCGGGGCTTGACCAGCAGCTTCCCAGTGACTGAGAACATGCGGGCGAGACCTAGTGGAGTACACACTGTGGGGACAAGAGCCAGTCATCTGTCAGACCCTTATCTACACCCCTCTaactctcctcccaccccacccccaatccCTCTCCTTCCACCCTGGCTCTTCTGGCCCAAAGACCCTACCATTACTTTCCAAATCCTGCATACTTACCCAGGAGTAGCAGGACCCCAAGGAAGGAGATGCAGGAGTAGAGATAGGGGAGATAGTACTCCCAGAAGTCTAAAGGTAAAAAAGTCATGTTAGTTCATCTCTTTCCTCCTTACAAGGACATTTGTTTCATGTCCTTGTCTATACTCTTAGGCCTCAAGAGTATAGACAAGGACATGAAACAAATGCTCACAGATTAGACAATAAATGCAAATGAGGAGAGCTGGCCCAGCATTAGAAGAGTGAATGGAGGGGACTATAGTAAACTGAATATCCTAAGCCCTACTATCTAAAGGGCAAAAATGCTCTTTAGCCTCAGTCACCAGGGACTAGCATAGCCAGATTCTCCCCCTTGTCAAGCAAAGTCAGATATCTGGATAACAGGAAACctaccaatttaaaaatgttagcaattgattcatttgttttttaaaaattactgcatGGGTATTATTATACTgcgtatatgtatgaatatgtaacaacaaatcccaccattatttaCAACAGTACTGcgccagttttaaaaaaaaaaaaaaaaatgtggaaaaaaaggccCAGTGGAACATTTCTGTAGATTGGATGTAGCCAAAAGTCCGTTGGTTTGAAACTTCAGTCTAAGGAAGGCGGTGCCAATCTTCTTCACTGTAGAGGGATATAGTTGTTCCAAGGCACAGGTACATCAGGCAACTGAAAAGCCAGTTGACTGGGAAGTGGGGGGAAGAAGCTGGGCCTCTCACCATACAGAGACTCCCTGCTGGCCTTGTTGTTGTCCACAATGGCTGATGCCACCCATACCATGCCCAGCACCAGAAGAGTGAGAAGCATTAACATCACCACTGTCTCGTAGACTCTGCCCAGGACACCCTATAGGGAAAAGCAGCATGTAAAATAGAGGAGGGTCAACATCAGGACATGTGGGGAAGAAAGGAGACATCAGAAATGGCTGCTGGGGTTGGGGAACCAAGAGAGACAGCAATGTGTTTCACTCTTATTATAAGTTGCTTTGTACTCCCACTCCCCAGTCTGGGGTCACCCTGTATTCTGAGCATACTTCATTTGCAAATTCCCTCCCCAGATCAATTCCTCATCTTTGTCCACCATGAGAGGATGAACTCTGAAGTCTGTATTATACAAATCTCTGCTCTCTGGCTTTTGGTTCTGCTTGCCCAATGGAAGAGTCAGCAGGAGAGTAGAAGGTAGTTGGGAAAACAGTTCAGGGActttttcccatgttttctccCACCTTTGGCACCATGGTTTTAATACAGGCTGTGACATTAAGACAAGAGTTCCTCTGCTGAGTCGCCTCACATTCCCAACTTTAACTATCTAGAAactatttcctccctttgctcccATAAGGCCTGAGGTTGTAATGACTTTCTATGGTCAATACAGCCTCAGACTAATTGGTTGCCTTAATTCTAACTAAATCTCTGAAAACAGTTGTCATTAAAGAATCTTTGGTTGACTCAATTGAGTGCAATTCTGCTTCCTGCCTGAATTGACTGCTATATCCCCTACTCACCTTTCTGGAGCCAGCAAAGCCCTCAGACTCAGTGAAGAAGTATGCAAAGGGCATGAGGAATATGAGGGACAGgttggagaagagaaaaacaaggtTCCAAAGGCCTAGAgccaaaaaggaaaagcagattAGTCAGTAAGGGGAGCAACACACAGGGAACTGGCCATGTAGTGGGGCAGGAAAGGGGCAACATATGACTGATTAGCCCAAGGTTGCCTGTGTCTGCCTCTCTACCCCACTCCCAGTCCCATGTTGTAGCCTGCAGTCTCGCACCGTGGATGAGGGAGCCATTGAGCCACTGGATGTAGTAGTTCCGTGGCAGTGAGAGCAGCACCTCGTTGCTGATGATGGAAAAGGGCAGGAGCAGGACAGCACCCAGGGCAACTGCCAGGGTAAAGGTACACAGCTCAAGCCTGGGCAGAGGAGGAGACAATGTCATTGCTTAGTTCCCCATTCACTGCCCTGTGCCCAAGAGTCCCATTTTTCCCAAAGGGCACCTGTGGCTTCTAGAACCAGCTGTAGCAATGAGACACCTAGGGAAGGAGCTGTTCAACTGGGGCTCTATTTATTGCCACCCCACCCTAGCTCTTTACCTCCAGGGAAGCCTTGGAACTTGGAATGGGCATAACCTCAGGCATTCAAGGGCACCTAATCACCTTCCATGTCATTTTCGTAGGCTGTCCCCAGGAACATGGTACTCCTGTACATGCCTATAGGGTGTGCCACATGCGATGCCAAAGCTAAGGATATGGCTTCTCTTTTCTGCTAAGGGATGTGGATTTCTGGACTAATCTCTTTCAGCCTGGAAAAGAGCAGGGTCACCCCACATGGCTCTGCCTTGCAAGAAGGTACTAGTGCAAAGGTGGATAAAGGAAAGCTAAAACCCAGCTTAAGAGCCAAGGCCTGTGCCCCAAGCTACATCAGCCCCACCCTAAATCAGCTAAAATGCTTTTATCTAGCTGGTTCATCAAGAGGAAAAAGCAAAGTAGAGAGTTGCTAACCCAGGAGTCTACTCTAGTTTTCTCTGTATATGCTAGTGAATACAAGCAGTCTATAGTAAGGGTCTTCCTCTCAGAAGCAAGAATTCTCTCTCCTCAGGGATTTCCATCTTCTCTATACCTTGCTGCTTCCATCAGCTGCACTCCCCACTCTACTCCTCACCACTGGCCACTAGGAGGTAAAGCCAAGACGGAGCCAGTTCTTGTGACTCAGGCCCCAACCAATAGTTTCTGGCCATGAGACTCTCAGAAGATCCTGGCCTAACCAGGGAGACAGGAACAGCAGCTTTTCTAAGCGTCCCTAGGGTGCGGTAAAGCCGGAAGAAGCCAGAAATGGGATGGAAGCAGGAACTCTTTCCATTGGGTGTTTACCCATGATCTAGGGGCCCCCTAGATCACCTCCTAAAGGTCACTGATGTCAGGTGCTGAAGCAGTGACTTACGCAATCTTGTTGACTGTGGCATCTTCATCATCCACTGCAAGAGACAGAGACATGGAGAAGAGGTAGGACATCAGTGGGCAGCTCTTGTAGCTAACAAGGTTAAAATAagtcccctgccccctccctactCCATAATTGGaagtagttttttttattttttttatttttttggtaacctaagggtacttaaccactgagtcacatccccagccctttttatattttatttaaaaacagggtttcactaagttgcttatggcctcactaaattgctgagtctggccttgaacttgagatcctcctgcctcagtctcccaagccactgggattataggcatgcgccactgtgctggcaaggttttcttttaattgtttttggtaccagggatcaaacctagagggacttaaccactgagtcacatccccagcccttttttaattttttattttgagacaaggtcttgctaagttgcttacaatctctctaaattgctgtggctggccttgaacttgagatcctcctgccttagccagaGTCACtgaattacaggcttgtgccaccatgcccggcctgGAAAGGAGGTTCTAAAGGAGGCCCTCAACACTCTGAATATCACAACCTATTATCCAGCTAAGGTGGCAGCTTAAAGTTCAATGTTCTGAGGTAGAGAGAATATATACCAGAAATTTCCCTACTTTTCCCTCTTCCCCAAAATCTCTTCCATCACAGGACTTTTCCCTCGTCCCCAAAATCTCTTCCATCACAGGTTCCTCTATGTAAACTCAAGATACAATAAACAACTGATCTGTGAGGCTGGTTACATCAGTGGTTTcatgagggaaagagaaataagagaagagagaaggggaggttCATAAAGTCCCCTGGGGAATTACACTATGGCAGCTGCTTTGTTGGGTGGTGGCTAATCCTGAGGGGAAAAAAGGCTGAGGCCAGGGACTGAGGTAAGTGTGTCCCTCTTTCGAATCACATGTCTACAGGAAGGAAAGTTACAGCCTGAGTACCCTTAGCTTCTCTATAAAGACAAAGGCTACCATCACCAGGTCCTGGGGTCCCAGTGTTTAGGGAGGTCTTTGGTCCTGAGTGTGGGAGAACAAGGGGAGATGACACAGCGTGTGCCCATGGTAACATTCATCCTGCCATTGCCCACTTCAGGTTCAGAAAGGGTCCTCATTTGGTCTGCACGATGATAGTGGACAAGACATTGTTATGTCAATTTTGTGAGAAACTAAGGACTAGGAAAGCTACATGACTTGCCCAGCAGCTTGCAGACACTTCCAGTTAGACTTCCCACTATATCACCTTGACCCTGCCTGTGAAGGGAGTATGAAGAGGCAATGTTTCCAGAACAGCCCAGCACAGCCACCTCTGCTTTCCCAGTAGGGACTATCGCCCAATCCCCTAAGGCTGATTCCATAGTGACAGGAACTCTGGCAGAAGAAAGGGAAGTTGCAGATACCTGTGGTGAACTCAGCAGGCTTCTTGAAGCGTGTCAGGAAGATGTGGCAGAGGATGTAGAGTGTTGCAAACAGAAGTATTGAGATCTGTGGCAGAAAGTGAGCTGGGATGAGAAGTTCTAATCTCGATACATTCCACAGACCCAACAGTCTCCCTTAATTCTTTGGGGTCATACTTCCTGGTATACTTTTTCACTGACTTCCTTTTAAGTCAGAGATTCAGGGGGCTCTAAAAAGGACCAGAGAGAAGCTGTCCCATGCACCAGAAAACAGCACCATGCTCTGCCCTACAAGAACCTCAGAGAAAATAATCTAGCCCAACCCTGAGTGGAaaacaggcaaaaataaaaaacaaaaaacaaactcctagagatacacacacacacacacacacacacacacacatctacaaCAGTCCACAAGAAGAGGGAATATACTTTGAGCACATTActggaaatagaaacagatttGAAGAGAGGAAGATGTATACATTGATTTGGCACTCCACTCTTAACCCACAGCAGCTGGTGTCATGAGCCAACAAGCTCCAGGAGAGTATGTAGGAATCATGTTTATAAATCAAGCTGGAATTCAGACTCTTTGTTTACTAAGGGGTCCTAAAAGATTAAATCTGCTCTGGACCAAACCAGAGTGTCATTTAATCTAAGACTAGGCTTTAGTTGGGGTCTAACATCTACATGGTTTCTAAAGCCAGGATCAGCAGCTTTAAGTGGTAAACTCCTGGAATCTACCTGAAGTGACTTCCAATACCAGGACCTCTGAAGGAGTATCCCACACCCTGAGTAGCTGGATCTCCAACTCACAGTTATGGCAGAACTTGGCCAGGTTAATCAGTACATGCATTGCATCCCTACCCTATCCCAAGTCAGCTGCcattgcccagaggaggagccactGGTTAGCTTGGATTCACAATCAAGGTCAGAGAGTTCCAAGAGGTTACTGCATTTGTGGGAGGCAAAGACATGATCAGTCTCATGGGTCTGCCAGTCCCCAAGAGAAGCAGACTCTACAGTGAATCTGCATACAGCTGTCTACACAAGGAGAGAAGAGATCTAAAAGAGCTACCGGTCTAGGACAAAGTTGTAACTTTTGACATTAGGGAGTCAGAATACAAGGAGACACCAGATTGTAGCTGCAAGATTTTTGCAGCCTAGTGCCCTGCCCTGGGCTTGCGTAATAGCCAGGAAGGTGGGAGGGCTCAAAAGGTCAGGCTGGAGTTCCACGCAGTTCTGGCAGAGGCTAGGTTGTTTTCTATTCTCAAGATGGGAGCCAGGTGGGGAGGTACCAGAAGCCTTTAGGCTGCCCTTGGCCAGCACTGATGCCCTCAGCTAATGACACTAAAGGATGGGGGAGATATCCAGGAGGCTGTTTCTGGTCCAAGGTCTCATCCCTCCCTGTTCTCCAGGAATGTGGGCCTCTGGCCCTACAATGTCTCAAGGTTTAAGCATGCCTCCACAATATGTCCAATACCACCATGCAAGAAACACACagggaggtttttgtttgtttgtttgttttttaaagggtggccacttttttgtttaatatatttttgttgtgaatggacctttatttatttatttatatgcagtgctgaggattgaacccagggcatcacacatgccaggcaagtgctctaccactgagccactaccccaaCCCCAAGGGAGGCTTCTAGAAAGTAGACTTCTATTGGAGTCACACACATAGACTGATGTACTTCCTACATTCCAGTCCTTGGGAATAAGAGCAGACCTAGTTGTATCTTGGTTCACTTTACCCTTTTTCCAATCTGAGGATGTCCAGGATGGCCTAGAGTGCAGCCTGGGAAAAAATTACTCCATCAGTATCCATCACCCCGACTCACTAACACgtctctctgtgcctccaaaCCTTTCCATTTTCAGTATTATTTGGTAACAAGGGATACCCTGGAGACCTCTggggaagaaacagagaaaggtgAGAATTCAAAGCAGGCCTAGGGAAGATACAATTCTCTAAACTCCACTGGGTGTCCCTAGCCCCAAAGTAAAGAGTACATGGCTGTGTGGTAAGTTCAGTGGCAATGAGAAGTAGGGAACAGCGGCCAGATGCGCTCAAGAGAACCAAGGGAACCCCTCACAAGGGTAATTCCTGAATGACTGGGAAGCTGAGAATCCAGCCTTGCAGGGTTTCTAAGAAACACCACTGGGGGCTGCTGGGATTGCATGCATGTAGTCCCAGCCActcggagactgaggcagaagaatggcatgtcagcctggacaacttagaacttagcaagaccctgtctcaaaataaaaaggacaggggatgtaggTCGGTAATAGATAGCTTGACGgtatgcaggaggccctgggttcaatccacagtacaaatgaaaagagaaaggtggagaggaggctcgggaaaatgaagaacaaaagaaaagaaataccaatTAAGGGGCTGAGGGTGTAACCAGTGAGCGGTAGAGCTTGTGCTTGGTATGCCCTgtattcaattcccagcacacgcgcgcacacgcaaacaacaaacaaaaacaaaaacaccaatgtggggagaaaagaggggaaaCGCTTGACAcctcagaatcaaacccagtaagCGTCACTTCTTCCAAAGTAGGAGAGGACCTATCAAGTCCCCCATTCCTCCTACCGGCCGCCACTACACCTCCCAAATCTTTCCTGGAATCTAACTCAATGTGACGAGGTCTCCCCTTCATTCATCCTCAGCTGGGGTTGCCCTCCGCCCAGTTTGAGGACACGCAAATTAACCATCCCTGAATCAAACCCATTCCTTTCCATCAAACTAGGCAGACTCGCCAGACGTTCAGCATCCGAAGACCCACCACCGTTTTGAAACGCCAGCACCATAGGAGAAAAGGAGAGGGTTGGGGGAGGGGCGTGCAGGAGGAACGGAAACCGACCGGCTTTGTTTACCGCACAGCTCACCCCGACGAGGGGTCCACCAGCCGGGCACTGGCCCTTGTGTCCCGCTCGCAGCCTCCGTCGCCCGCTCCTGGTCCAAGCAGGCTATGAGGGAGCTCTGAGCACAGATGGTCGCACTCCGACCCGAACTTCTCGCTCTCCCACAACACCCATAGCCCTCCCACCTTGGTTCTACCCCTTCCTGCCCAGGTCCCGCACTCACGATGCACTCGCGGACCCTCTCGTGAAATAGCTGCTCCCGCACGGATAGCACTTCGTAGTCAGCTTCTTCCATACTCTGTTCAGCATGACTGGAGCAGGGGGTGTCTCCGGGCCCGGGGAGGACGAGCGGGGGGATAAGGCCGCCGCCGCCAAGCACCCGGACCCAGCCTATGAGCCTTTCCCCACTGCCTGTGACGGAAACTCGGGGTAATCTGGGGCTCAGATTCAGTCGTCGGGATGCCCCGCCCTTAAAGGGGCAGGCACTAGCCTGCCTCGTTTTAAAGGGCCCCGGCCCCTCTTTGCTCCCTCCCCTTTAAGATC encodes:
- the Lmbr1l gene encoding LOW QUALITY PROTEIN: protein LMBR1L (The sequence of the model RefSeq protein was modified relative to this genomic sequence to represent the inferred CDS: inserted 1 base in 1 codon; deleted 1 base in 1 codon) yields the protein MEEADYEVLSVREQLFHERVRECIISILLFATLYILCHIFLTRFKKPAEFTTVDDEDATVNKIALELCTFTLAVALGAVLLLPFSIISNEVLLSLPRNYYIQWLNGSLIHGLWNLVFLFSNLSLIFLMPFAYFFTESEGFAGSRKGVLGRVYETVVMLMLLTLLVLGMVWVASAIVDNNKASRESLYDFWEYYLPYLYSCISFLGVLLLLVCTPLGLARMFSVTGKLLVKPRLLEDLEEQLYCSAFEEAALTRRICNPTSCWLPLDMELLHRQVLALQTQRVLLEKRRKASAWQRNLGYPLAMLCLLVLTGLSVLIVAIHILELLIDEAAMPRGMQGASLGQVSFSKLGSFGAIIQVVLIFYLMVSSVVGFYSSPLFGGLRPRWHDTAMTQIIGNCVCLLVLSSALPVFSRTLGLTRFDLLGDFGRFNXLGNFYIVFLYNAAFAGLTTLCLVKTFTAAVRAELIRAFGLDRLPLPVSGFPRTSRKTQHQ